In Candidatus Lernaella stagnicola, one genomic interval encodes:
- a CDS encoding PilZ domain-containing protein, which translates to MPKREKNILEKRSFPRVPAYTKIRAHLRHHSEHKAAEVGNISSSGMLVWVKTPWDVGSICDFEFTLLDDVRPFIGRAEVLRITEPGCRLDKCVGLGLKFLHIEPKPLGVIGMLRHAVRMQAMSLESAIGAMRYAWAELQGNITEHEFGEPGAGFRQPVLMLHGWLGTRGVLNFLERRLKRAGFPVFSIDLGLLNVRDIEHSAEVVAGKLRCLSERMGFARISVLAHSMGGLIALWGLKKLNLAEYVSRMVAIGTPFHGSHLTRPGMVIFSPLIKTLWQMTPGSDFIQRLHEDPLPGNVDIVCFAARDDFFVRAESATLEGAKNILIDGGHASLITSRYATAKVVAVLEGRDPFIPSQR; encoded by the coding sequence ATGCCCAAGCGTGAGAAAAATATTCTAGAAAAAAGATCTTTCCCCCGCGTGCCCGCGTACACAAAAATTCGCGCCCACTTACGCCACCATTCCGAGCACAAGGCAGCCGAGGTCGGCAACATCAGTTCCTCGGGCATGTTGGTGTGGGTGAAAACGCCGTGGGATGTCGGTTCGATTTGCGATTTCGAATTCACGTTGCTCGACGACGTCCGCCCCTTTATCGGGCGCGCGGAAGTTTTGCGCATCACGGAACCGGGCTGTCGGCTGGATAAGTGCGTCGGGCTAGGCTTGAAATTTCTGCATATCGAACCCAAGCCTTTGGGCGTTATCGGAATGCTTCGTCACGCCGTTCGGATGCAGGCCATGAGTCTGGAAAGCGCCATCGGAGCGATGCGCTATGCCTGGGCCGAATTGCAGGGAAATATTACCGAACACGAATTCGGGGAACCGGGCGCCGGATTTCGACAACCCGTGTTGATGCTGCACGGATGGTTGGGTACGCGCGGCGTGCTTAATTTTCTGGAACGTCGCCTTAAACGCGCCGGTTTCCCGGTGTTCTCGATCGACCTCGGATTGCTCAACGTCCGCGATATCGAACACAGCGCCGAAGTCGTGGCCGGTAAACTGAGATGCCTTTCCGAGCGTATGGGGTTTGCGCGTATCAGCGTCCTGGCGCATTCCATGGGCGGCCTGATTGCGCTGTGGGGACTGAAGAAACTCAACCTCGCCGAATACGTCAGTCGCATGGTGGCGATCGGCACGCCGTTTCACGGCTCGCACCTGACCCGGCCGGGGATGGTGATTTTCAGCCCGCTGATCAAGACGCTTTGGCAAATGACGCCGGGATCGGATTTCATTCAGCGACTGCACGAGGATCCGTTGCCCGGCAACGTGGACATTGTGTGCTTCGCGGCGCGGGACGATTTTTTCGTACGGGCCGAAAGCGCCACCCTGGAGGGCGCGAAAAATATATTGATCGACGGGGGGCACGCATCGTTGATCACGAGCCGCTACGCCACGGCGAAGGTGGTGGCCGTGCTGGAAGGGCGCGACCCTTTCATCCCGAGTCAGCGTTAG
- a CDS encoding HDIG domain-containing protein, giving the protein MERKNPGITRETAFELLTEKLGHKDRLFKHSLASEAILRKLAERLGEDPDFYGIAGLLHDIDLGWLEEDLAEHAIQGADFLAERGVHEEITTAIRRHNKQLDLARETTLDHALAAGETVTGLVIAAALVYPDKKLASVKPKSVRKRYKEKAFAAGADRAIIAECEQVGIPLSDFLDLSLEALKEIADDLGL; this is encoded by the coding sequence ATGGAAAGAAAGAACCCCGGAATCACGCGTGAAACTGCCTTCGAACTGCTGACGGAGAAGTTGGGACACAAAGACCGACTGTTCAAACACAGCCTCGCTTCCGAGGCGATTCTGCGGAAACTCGCCGAGCGCCTGGGCGAAGATCCGGATTTCTACGGGATTGCCGGTTTGCTGCACGACATCGACTTGGGTTGGTTGGAAGAGGACCTTGCCGAGCATGCCATCCAGGGCGCGGATTTCCTGGCCGAGCGCGGCGTGCACGAGGAAATCACAACGGCCATTCGCCGGCACAATAAGCAACTGGACCTGGCGCGTGAAACGACGCTTGATCACGCCCTGGCCGCGGGTGAAACCGTGACCGGGCTGGTTATCGCCGCGGCCCTTGTGTATCCGGACAAGAAGCTGGCGTCCGTCAAACCCAAGAGTGTTCGCAAGCGCTACAAAGAAAAGGCCTTTGCGGCCGGCGCCGACCGCGCTATCATCGCCGAGTGTGAGCAGGTCGGCATTCCCCTCAGCGATTTCTTGGATTTGAGCCTGGAAGCGTTGAAGGAGATTGCCGACGATCTCGGGCTTTGA
- a CDS encoding XTP/dITP diphosphatase has protein sequence MNILVATGNAGKLRELRQLLEPQGHQILGLGDLAITEEPLEDGATFRENALKKADFFAERSGIVTIADDSGLCVDALDGAPGVFSARYAGPDADDAANNEKLLRELADESHRAAHFVCVAVCAKPGGDTVDSRGECSGEIVAAPQGDGGFGYDPLFYVAEYDATFAQLPPDVKNRISHRGKAIRGLVHQLADFLVP, from the coding sequence GTGAATATCCTCGTCGCCACCGGTAACGCGGGCAAACTGCGCGAGTTGCGCCAGCTTCTCGAACCGCAGGGGCATCAAATCCTCGGCTTAGGCGACCTCGCGATCACCGAGGAACCGCTCGAAGACGGCGCGACGTTTCGTGAAAATGCGTTGAAAAAAGCGGACTTCTTTGCCGAACGAAGCGGCATCGTCACCATCGCCGACGACTCCGGCCTTTGCGTCGACGCCTTGGACGGCGCGCCGGGTGTGTTTAGCGCTCGTTACGCCGGACCCGACGCGGATGACGCCGCCAACAACGAGAAGTTGCTGCGCGAATTAGCTGATGAATCACATCGCGCGGCCCATTTTGTTTGCGTCGCCGTTTGCGCCAAACCCGGTGGCGACACGGTGGACTCGCGCGGCGAATGCAGCGGCGAAATCGTGGCGGCTCCGCAGGGCGACGGCGGCTTCGGCTATGACCCCTTGTTCTATGTGGCGGAATACGACGCGACCTTCGCGCAACTGCCGCCCGATGTAAAAAACCGCATCAGTCACCGCGGCAAAGCCATTCGGGGGCTGGTCCATCAACTGGCGGATTTCTTGGTGCCGTGA
- a CDS encoding glycosyltransferase family 2 protein, which produces MKLIIQIPCFNEAATLPGTLADLPCAIPGFDEVEILVVDDGSTDGTGQIARDAGVDHVLRFVSNRGLAAAFRAGLDKALALGADVIVNTDGDNQYPGTAIPELVRPIVDGEAELVVGVRNIENVPHFSRFKKRLQRAGSAVVRRFSGLRVEDATSGFRAFSRRAATRLNVINRYTYTLETLIQAGRQDLAVVTVPIDVNPKTRESRLIRSTPKYIWRSAITIVRMFITYEPLRALGSIAALLLGVGMLIGMRFVYFYCTEGGRGHVQSLILAAILIIIGFQTGVLGVLADLSATNRRLLEDLLARSRQRTRDDGS; this is translated from the coding sequence ATGAAACTCATCATTCAAATTCCGTGCTTCAACGAAGCCGCCACGTTGCCGGGCACCCTCGCCGACCTGCCGTGCGCGATTCCCGGTTTCGATGAGGTGGAAATCCTCGTCGTGGATGACGGCAGCACCGACGGCACGGGGCAGATCGCGCGGGATGCCGGTGTCGATCACGTTTTGCGTTTCGTCTCTAATCGGGGCCTGGCCGCCGCGTTCCGCGCCGGTTTGGACAAAGCGCTGGCCCTCGGCGCGGATGTCATCGTCAACACCGACGGCGACAATCAGTATCCCGGTACGGCAATCCCCGAGTTGGTAAGACCGATTGTCGACGGTGAAGCCGAGTTGGTCGTCGGCGTCCGCAACATCGAAAACGTTCCGCATTTTTCGCGGTTCAAGAAACGTTTGCAGCGTGCCGGATCGGCCGTCGTGCGCCGCTTTTCAGGCCTGCGCGTGGAAGACGCCACGAGTGGTTTTCGCGCTTTCTCTCGACGCGCCGCCACGCGCTTGAACGTCATCAATCGCTACACCTACACCCTCGAAACACTCATCCAGGCCGGGCGCCAAGACCTCGCCGTGGTGACCGTTCCGATCGACGTGAATCCGAAAACCAGGGAAAGCCGCCTCATTCGCTCGACACCGAAATACATTTGGCGCAGCGCCATCACGATCGTCCGCATGTTCATCACGTATGAACCCTTGCGCGCGCTCGGGTCGATCGCGGCGTTGCTTCTCGGCGTGGGAATGCTCATCGGCATGCGCTTCGTCTATTTTTACTGCACCGAAGGCGGTCGCGGTCATGTCCAAAGCCTGATCCTCGCCGCGATCTTGATTATCATCGGCTTCCAAACCGGCGTCCTCGGCGTGCTGGCCGACCTCTCGGCGACCAACCGGCGCCTACTCGAAGACCTGCTCGCCCGGTCCCGCCAACGAACCCGGGATGACGGATCGTGA
- a CDS encoding HD domain-containing protein gives MDTQAIVDFALQVDHLEALPRMGYLMRGISHPESVAAHVYGVTFWAMLLADRIAGADTLKALRMALLHELGEIKLTDVPKIAEKYLPAGAKEQAETAIANELLDILGGDGEAFKEMFAEFQAAESLEARIVRAADKLQMMLKVLRYEMDGHRGILGFWNYEPNFRDYGLPEARDLFEELRRQRPQKLNDNSVEP, from the coding sequence ATGGATACTCAAGCCATCGTCGATTTTGCCTTGCAGGTCGATCACCTCGAAGCTCTTCCCCGCATGGGTTACCTGATGCGCGGCATTTCTCATCCGGAATCCGTTGCGGCGCACGTGTACGGCGTCACCTTCTGGGCGATGCTGCTCGCCGACCGCATCGCGGGTGCCGACACGCTCAAAGCGTTGCGCATGGCCCTGCTGCATGAACTGGGGGAGATCAAGCTCACCGACGTGCCGAAGATCGCCGAGAAGTACTTGCCCGCGGGCGCCAAGGAGCAGGCCGAAACCGCCATCGCCAACGAACTGCTGGATATACTGGGCGGCGACGGTGAGGCGTTCAAAGAGATGTTCGCCGAGTTTCAGGCGGCCGAAAGTCTCGAAGCCCGCATCGTCCGCGCCGCCGACAAGCTGCAGATGATGCTCAAGGTGTTGCGCTACGAAATGGACGGGCACCGAGGTATTCTCGGATTCTGGAACTACGAACCCAATTTTCGCGATTACGGTCTGCCTGAGGCTCGCGACCTGTTCGAGGAACTCCGTCGTCAGAGGCCGCAAAAACTGAACGATAACAGCGTCGAGCCGTAA
- a CDS encoding MFS transporter gives MNPPTSSWRTDWLPSALFGVFSLLTSVTMFWLPVYFSEELGYSGAQIGSIFAFQALAFALASVPAGLGNDRIRSRTLALVALAAQSVFLLAMGYVKSFPAFLLVFSGWAFMYNTLRLTMEMQLLKHDAGDRTSNRIALFVAWRFGGIAVGMIMAAMLLTAFDFQWTFRVLAGVTLLLLIPALALPPTRVKRQAMKSYVRDLLTPRVILFIGWLFLFTTHWGVEQTCYGLFLRRNLGLNLQQMGGYMAAEFVAVIAVVLLVGRRLVDPKAPHLLIVVFALILSGVGHLGMIIDNPWISVLFRMIHGFGDGTIMVVLYLGVTRLFHVERLGGNAGVINLAMTAGMVAGAIVAAPAGEYFGYEHPIWISGVVLLLLGIPLVVRHVRSKANADSG, from the coding sequence ATGAACCCTCCGACCTCGTCATGGCGCACGGACTGGCTACCGAGCGCGCTATTCGGCGTGTTTTCCCTGCTCACGTCGGTGACGATGTTCTGGCTGCCCGTTTATTTCTCGGAGGAACTTGGCTATTCCGGCGCGCAGATCGGCTCCATTTTCGCCTTTCAAGCCCTCGCCTTCGCGTTGGCCTCAGTGCCCGCCGGGCTGGGCAACGACCGCATTCGCAGTCGCACGCTGGCGCTCGTGGCCCTGGCCGCCCAAAGCGTCTTCTTGTTGGCGATGGGCTACGTGAAAAGCTTTCCCGCTTTCCTCCTCGTCTTTTCCGGCTGGGCGTTTATGTACAACACGCTCCGCTTGACGATGGAAATGCAACTGCTCAAGCACGACGCCGGCGATCGCACGAGCAACCGCATCGCCTTGTTCGTCGCGTGGCGTTTTGGCGGCATCGCCGTGGGCATGATCATGGCCGCGATGCTACTCACCGCCTTCGATTTCCAATGGACCTTTCGCGTTTTGGCCGGCGTCACCTTACTACTGCTGATTCCCGCCCTCGCCTTGCCGCCGACTCGCGTGAAGCGTCAAGCCATGAAGTCGTACGTGCGCGACTTACTGACGCCACGAGTCATACTGTTTATCGGCTGGCTGTTTCTCTTTACGACTCACTGGGGCGTCGAACAAACCTGCTACGGCCTGTTCCTGCGCAGGAACCTGGGGCTTAACCTGCAGCAAATGGGCGGTTACATGGCAGCCGAGTTCGTCGCGGTCATCGCCGTCGTTTTGCTCGTGGGGCGGCGCCTCGTCGACCCGAAAGCTCCCCATCTTCTGATCGTCGTTTTCGCCCTCATCCTTTCGGGCGTAGGGCACCTGGGCATGATTATCGACAACCCCTGGATCTCGGTTCTCTTTCGCATGATCCACGGCTTCGGCGACGGTACGATCATGGTCGTGCTCTACCTTGGGGTGACACGCCTGTTCCACGTCGAGCGTCTCGGCGGCAATGCGGGCGTAATCAATCTCGCCATGACCGCCGGTATGGTCGCCGGCGCCATCGTCGCCGCTCCGGCGGGCGAGTACTTCGGCTATGAACATCCGATTTGGATCAGCGGCGTCGTGCTTCTTTTGCTGGGAATTCCGTTAGTGGTGCGGCACGTTCGTTCGAAGGCTAACGCTGACTCGGGATGA
- a CDS encoding MFS transporter, translating into MSASRGNKELSLLQRILYSAGEMGVTLSPSIVVGWLLYFYTGQVDEAGNKIYIVGYGAFALINFVGRLVDSVADPFVGYISDKYTTRMGRRIPWVVFGAPFLTLFSIMLFYPPSFPGSWGNVMWLVVSLSGFWFFYTAVVAPYLALLPEITYDNDERIEISSYMGYGDVLGMLVATVVLGIFIFMGHGKMDVLVANQNNGTVDVRYALDEPPEEDEFILNDQFGPVESIEMGEGPVALVVADLNGDENRELLAVNPGTNSVTVRQGLGRGVLGDPVQWAMGTAPAWLAVSDLNLDGHLDMVTANAGDDGIGVRLGTETGFGDLQSYPMGRRPTQVITAYLDDDKYLDIVTANADDGTLAVRLGTGDGTLGDVVTLPTDPQTASLAAADLNKDKRLDLVAASPATGRIVSRLGDDGRAYTYSARFDMGLSAAAVAATDINNDGYADLISADAISGAAFVRLGTGDGNFHEPTAYPLCPNATNLYMRDVNDDGRKDIVTVSADRGLVYALFALEDGTFEGPQSMDMAGPAASVTVADLNGGGITVGPIHFKDGYKLAAWIFGIAMMLCFWLSIWRVREKPHDATKEVPFKFWEAFRHCLKNPAFIPYVFSVSFFRVAVDVLVAMIPFMVVVIMGFTEDIAGFLQGGIVIFALPLFAVVYKMSARIGKKKIFLLSQLWFAAVLPFLVTMKHFPVFGWAANAIVGGRLNDGAVILIHLCVIFVFATFPIASVFVLPRAIFADIIDLDAKRTGYRREAMYNGMEGLLTKFAAGIATVIAPLLLKYFGDTVDNPWGILLAGPVAGVFLVMGWWSFRFYPIEK; encoded by the coding sequence ATGAGCGCTTCCCGCGGAAATAAGGAACTTAGCCTCCTCCAGCGAATTCTTTACAGCGCAGGCGAAATGGGCGTGACTCTCTCACCGTCGATTGTCGTGGGTTGGCTCCTGTATTTCTACACCGGTCAAGTCGACGAAGCGGGCAACAAGATATATATCGTCGGCTACGGCGCCTTTGCACTTATCAACTTCGTCGGCCGCTTGGTCGATTCGGTTGCCGATCCTTTCGTCGGGTATATATCCGACAAGTACACCACGCGAATGGGACGACGGATTCCCTGGGTCGTGTTCGGCGCGCCTTTTCTAACCTTGTTTTCCATTATGTTGTTTTACCCGCCAAGCTTTCCCGGTTCCTGGGGGAACGTGATGTGGCTGGTCGTGAGCCTTTCGGGTTTCTGGTTTTTCTATACGGCGGTCGTCGCGCCCTACTTGGCGTTGCTGCCGGAAATCACCTACGACAACGACGAGCGCATCGAAATATCAAGTTACATGGGTTACGGCGATGTCTTAGGAATGCTCGTGGCCACCGTCGTGCTTGGCATTTTCATCTTTATGGGCCACGGCAAAATGGATGTGTTGGTGGCCAATCAGAATAACGGCACCGTCGACGTGCGCTACGCCCTGGACGAACCGCCCGAAGAGGACGAGTTCATTCTCAACGATCAATTTGGACCGGTCGAGTCGATCGAAATGGGTGAAGGCCCGGTCGCGCTGGTTGTGGCCGACCTGAACGGCGACGAAAACCGTGAATTGCTGGCGGTCAATCCCGGCACCAATAGCGTGACCGTCCGCCAGGGCCTCGGCCGCGGCGTGCTCGGCGACCCGGTGCAATGGGCTATGGGCACGGCGCCGGCGTGGCTCGCGGTCTCCGACCTGAATCTCGACGGCCATCTCGACATGGTAACGGCCAATGCGGGCGATGACGGCATCGGCGTACGCCTCGGCACCGAAACAGGCTTCGGCGACCTGCAAAGCTATCCGATGGGCCGACGCCCCACGCAGGTAATTACCGCCTATCTCGACGACGACAAGTACCTCGATATCGTGACCGCCAACGCCGACGACGGCACGCTTGCGGTACGGTTGGGCACCGGAGACGGAACACTGGGCGATGTCGTCACCCTGCCGACCGATCCGCAAACCGCCTCGTTGGCCGCAGCCGACCTCAACAAAGACAAGAGGCTCGATTTGGTCGCAGCCTCCCCGGCGACTGGCCGGATCGTCAGCCGCCTCGGCGACGACGGGCGCGCCTATACGTACTCGGCCCGATTCGACATGGGCTTGAGCGCCGCCGCCGTAGCCGCCACCGATATCAATAACGACGGATACGCCGATCTGATTTCCGCCGACGCGATCTCCGGCGCGGCTTTCGTGCGGCTCGGTACCGGCGACGGCAATTTTCACGAACCGACAGCCTATCCGCTGTGCCCCAACGCCACCAACCTCTACATGCGCGACGTGAATGACGACGGCCGTAAGGACATCGTCACCGTTAGCGCCGATCGCGGCTTGGTGTACGCGTTGTTCGCCCTGGAAGACGGCACCTTTGAAGGACCGCAAAGCATGGACATGGCCGGCCCGGCGGCCTCGGTCACGGTCGCCGATCTCAATGGCGGCGGCATCACGGTGGGACCGATTCACTTCAAAGACGGCTACAAACTCGCGGCCTGGATTTTCGGCATCGCCATGATGCTTTGTTTCTGGCTTTCGATCTGGCGCGTCCGCGAAAAGCCGCACGACGCTACCAAGGAAGTGCCGTTCAAATTCTGGGAAGCGTTCCGCCATTGCTTGAAAAACCCGGCGTTCATTCCCTACGTCTTTTCCGTGAGTTTCTTCCGCGTTGCGGTGGACGTTCTCGTGGCGATGATCCCCTTCATGGTCGTCGTCATCATGGGTTTCACGGAAGACATCGCCGGCTTCTTGCAGGGCGGCATCGTCATTTTCGCACTGCCCCTGTTTGCGGTCGTCTACAAAATGTCCGCCAGAATCGGGAAGAAGAAGATATTCCTCCTGTCGCAATTATGGTTCGCCGCCGTTCTGCCCTTCCTGGTGACGATGAAGCACTTCCCCGTGTTCGGCTGGGCGGCCAACGCGATTGTCGGCGGCAGGTTAAACGACGGCGCGGTGATCCTCATTCACCTCTGCGTTATTTTTGTATTCGCCACCTTCCCAATCGCCTCGGTTTTCGTACTGCCGCGGGCGATCTTTGCCGATATCATCGACCTGGACGCCAAGCGTACCGGCTATCGACGCGAGGCAATGTACAACGGCATGGAGGGCTTGCTGACCAAATTCGCTGCCGGTATTGCCACGGTGATCGCCCCGTTGCTGCTCAAATATTTCGGCGATACAGTGGACAATCCCTGGGGGATTCTCTTGGCCGGCCCGGTCGCGGGCGTGTTCCTGGTAATGGGTTGGTGGTCGTTCCGTTTCTACCCAATCGAGAAGTGA
- the rph gene encoding ribonuclease PH translates to MRLDRRRANEMRPVKFTRGVSDHAEGSCLVEFGLTHVRCTATVNEHLPRWRKAEDGGWVTGEYDMLPRAGHERSPRTGGRGGRAQEISRLVGRSFRAVTDLSKLPGVTIVIDCDVLQADGGTRTAAISGGYIALIDALRYCREKNLIQQMPLRDSVAAVSVGLVDGKAYLDLCYEEDFSATLDANFVITGRGDLVEIQMTGEEATFTEEDLHQLLGLAKRGVRKLTRLQRVATGPVRFLRSGG, encoded by the coding sequence ATGCGCCTCGACCGACGCCGCGCCAACGAAATGCGCCCCGTAAAATTCACACGCGGTGTATCCGACCACGCCGAAGGAAGCTGTCTGGTCGAATTCGGCCTAACTCACGTTCGTTGCACCGCCACAGTGAATGAGCATCTTCCACGCTGGCGAAAAGCCGAAGACGGCGGCTGGGTCACCGGCGAATACGACATGCTGCCGCGTGCCGGTCACGAACGCAGTCCCCGCACCGGTGGGCGCGGCGGGCGGGCGCAGGAAATCAGCCGCTTGGTCGGCCGCAGTTTTCGGGCCGTCACCGATCTGTCCAAGTTGCCCGGCGTGACCATCGTCATCGACTGCGACGTCCTGCAGGCCGACGGCGGCACGCGGACCGCGGCGATCTCCGGCGGCTACATCGCGCTCATCGACGCCCTTCGTTATTGTCGCGAGAAAAACTTGATTCAACAGATGCCGCTGCGGGATTCGGTGGCGGCGGTCAGCGTCGGCCTAGTCGATGGGAAAGCCTATCTCGATCTCTGTTACGAAGAAGATTTCTCCGCAACGCTCGACGCAAATTTCGTGATTACCGGTCGCGGCGATCTCGTGGAAATCCAAATGACCGGCGAGGAGGCAACCTTCACCGAAGAAGATTTGCATCAGTTGTTGGGTTTGGCGAAACGCGGCGTCCGCAAACTCACGCGGTTACAACGCGTGGCCACCGGGCCCGTGCGCTTTCTCCGGAGCGGCGGGTGA
- a CDS encoding HD domain-containing protein: MRKQRWGTLLSELTDHVYLVGGTVRDLALGIEPKDIDLLLPAGHALDVGERLAKKLGARFVLLHADFGVCRVVLRPEYWLDLADFQGATLEEDLARRDLRINAVALRFPGPAEPVDPLHGLDDLSAGIARVPSPEVLAADPVRVLRVFRFAAQFDLTVDEQTIAACRDHAKNLAETPGERVWEELRRILGHARAAPWIAALDECRIVDALFPPLAAAAGFPQPEYHHLDVRDHSIEAAKQVDALVRDEFFAPALAEPENRAMLRLAALLHDVGKPPSATPDEKRGFTRFPMHSRLGAQLSAQMADRLRLSKKEKKRLVRLVDVHMRPHQLAELHANNRLTSRAARRFFVDLKEDWLLALALARADLLATNGPKAPPEGLARAKAFAAFLASERERRGAPGEPLVSGEEILTLGVPPGPAVGRLLEAVEEERFRRPSLTRREALDLLARIAHNENLIQPKDSN; encoded by the coding sequence ATGCGGAAACAACGTTGGGGAACATTGCTTTCCGAACTCACGGACCACGTCTACCTGGTCGGCGGAACCGTTCGCGATCTGGCCCTGGGCATCGAACCGAAAGATATCGACCTGCTATTGCCGGCCGGGCACGCGCTGGACGTCGGTGAGCGTCTGGCCAAAAAACTCGGCGCGCGATTCGTCCTGCTTCACGCCGATTTCGGCGTCTGCCGCGTCGTGCTGCGGCCCGAGTACTGGCTTGATCTGGCCGATTTCCAAGGTGCTACGCTCGAAGAAGATCTCGCGCGGCGCGACCTGAGAATCAACGCCGTCGCCCTGCGCTTTCCGGGCCCGGCCGAACCGGTCGACCCGCTCCACGGCCTGGATGACCTGTCGGCCGGTATCGCGCGCGTGCCTTCCCCGGAAGTGCTCGCCGCCGACCCCGTGCGCGTGTTGCGCGTATTTCGTTTCGCCGCGCAATTCGATTTGACGGTAGACGAACAAACAATCGCCGCCTGCCGCGACCACGCGAAAAATCTGGCCGAGACGCCGGGTGAACGCGTGTGGGAAGAACTGCGCCGGATCCTCGGCCACGCCCGCGCCGCGCCGTGGATCGCCGCACTGGATGAGTGCCGCATTGTGGACGCCCTTTTCCCCCCGTTGGCCGCCGCCGCCGGGTTTCCGCAACCGGAATATCATCACCTCGATGTTCGCGATCATTCCATCGAAGCCGCCAAACAGGTTGACGCCTTGGTGCGCGACGAATTTTTCGCTCCGGCCCTCGCCGAGCCGGAAAATCGGGCGATGCTGCGGCTGGCCGCGCTGCTGCACGACGTCGGCAAACCGCCCAGCGCGACGCCTGATGAAAAACGCGGCTTCACGCGTTTCCCAATGCATTCGAGGCTCGGCGCCCAATTGAGCGCACAAATGGCCGATCGATTGCGCCTCTCCAAGAAAGAGAAAAAGCGTCTCGTTCGCCTAGTCGATGTGCACATGCGGCCCCACCAACTGGCCGAATTGCACGCCAACAACCGGCTGACTTCCCGCGCCGCACGCCGCTTTTTCGTCGACTTGAAAGAAGATTGGCTGCTGGCCCTGGCACTCGCCCGCGCCGATTTGCTCGCTACCAATGGACCCAAAGCGCCTCCAGAGGGACTGGCCCGCGCCAAAGCCTTCGCCGCCTTCCTCGCTTCGGAGAGGGAGCGCCGCGGCGCTCCCGGCGAGCCGCTGGTTTCCGGCGAAGAGATATTGACCCTGGGCGTACCGCCCGGGCCTGCGGTGGGTCGCTTGCTGGAGGCCGTGGAAGAAGAGCGTTTCCGGCGTCCGTCACTCACGCGTCGTGAAGCGCTGGACCTGCTCGCGCGAATCGCTCACAATGAAAACCTCATCCAACCAAAGGACTCGAACTGA
- the coaE gene encoding dephospho-CoA kinase (Dephospho-CoA kinase (CoaE) performs the final step in coenzyme A biosynthesis.): protein MKVIALTGGIGCGKSVVAAMFRDLGAPTLDADQVSRDVVEPGTPGYNQILDLFGNDVLCADGGIDRAKLRDVVFRNEAARRDLEAIIHPLVFQRIAEWIAECAQRNLVIIAIEIPLLFEVDTPDVFHATVAVVAPRATQISRVVKRTELDAAAVERVVAAQMDPYEKAKRADHVVDNSGDLDRTRQQVVAIFHALTASD from the coding sequence ATGAAAGTGATCGCCCTCACCGGCGGTATCGGCTGCGGCAAAAGTGTCGTCGCCGCGATGTTCCGCGACCTTGGCGCGCCAACCCTGGACGCCGACCAAGTTTCGCGTGATGTCGTCGAACCCGGCACGCCCGGTTACAACCAAATTCTCGACCTATTCGGAAATGACGTCCTTTGTGCCGACGGCGGTATCGACCGCGCGAAGCTCCGCGATGTTGTCTTCCGAAACGAGGCGGCTCGACGCGATCTCGAGGCAATCATTCACCCGCTGGTCTTTCAACGTATCGCCGAATGGATCGCCGAATGTGCGCAAAGAAACCTGGTGATAATCGCTATTGAAATCCCGCTGCTTTTCGAGGTGGATACGCCGGATGTTTTTCACGCCACCGTCGCGGTCGTGGCGCCGCGAGCCACCCAAATCTCGCGTGTTGTGAAGCGCACGGAATTGGACGCGGCGGCCGTGGAGCGCGTGGTCGCCGCGCAAATGGACCCGTACGAAAAAGCAAAACGCGCCGATCATGTGGTGGATAACAGCGGCGACCTGGACAGGACCCGGCAGCAGGTCGTGGCAATATTCCACGCCCTAACCGCTTCGGACTAG